One Microbacterium esteraromaticum genomic window carries:
- the serA gene encoding phosphoglycerate dehydrogenase, translating to MPNNTATKPVVLLAEVLSPATIEALGPDFDVREVDGTDREALFAALADADAVLVRSATRIDAEALTHAPKLKVVARAGVGLDNVDIKAATAAGVMVVNAPTSNIVSAAELTVGHILSLARRIPAAHASLSGGAWKRSSFTGAELFEKTVGIIGLGRIGALVAARLNAFDMRVIAYDPYVTSARAQQLGVQLVTLDELVAESDFITIHMPKTPETTGMIAAEQFAAMKPTAFVVNVARGGLIDEADLHEALVAGEIAGAGLDVFTSEPPAEGSTAQALLGLPNVVVTPHLGASTDEAQEKAGVSVARSVRLALGGDLVPDAVNVAGGVIDPYVRPGIPLVEKLGQIFSALAQSPITSLDIEVHGELNNYDVSVLRLAALKGVFTNIVSETVSYVNAPLLAEQRGIAVRLLQDEISEEYRNVITLRGALSDGSQLAVSGTLTGPKQIEKLVSINEHAIELPIEKHHVVMLYTDRPGIVAVYGQKFGDAGINIAGMQIARQAAGAQALSVLTLDSPVSDELLEDVSVAIDADLFRQIEIAEV from the coding sequence GTGCCGAACAACACCGCCACCAAGCCCGTCGTCCTGCTCGCAGAGGTGCTCTCGCCCGCGACGATCGAGGCACTCGGCCCCGACTTCGACGTGCGCGAGGTCGATGGAACCGACCGCGAGGCGCTGTTCGCAGCCCTCGCCGACGCCGACGCGGTGCTCGTGCGCTCGGCCACGCGCATCGACGCCGAGGCGCTGACCCACGCACCGAAGCTGAAGGTGGTCGCCCGCGCGGGCGTCGGACTCGACAACGTCGACATCAAGGCCGCGACGGCCGCTGGTGTCATGGTCGTCAACGCCCCGACGTCGAACATCGTGTCGGCGGCCGAGCTCACCGTCGGCCACATCCTGAGCCTCGCCCGTCGCATCCCCGCCGCCCACGCCTCGCTCTCGGGTGGCGCATGGAAGCGCAGCTCGTTCACCGGCGCCGAGCTCTTCGAGAAGACCGTCGGCATCATCGGCCTCGGCCGGATCGGCGCGCTCGTCGCCGCGCGCCTGAACGCCTTCGACATGCGCGTGATCGCATACGACCCGTACGTCACCAGCGCCCGCGCTCAGCAGCTCGGCGTGCAGCTCGTCACGCTCGACGAGCTCGTCGCGGAGTCGGACTTCATCACGATCCACATGCCGAAGACCCCCGAGACGACGGGGATGATCGCCGCCGAGCAGTTCGCGGCGATGAAGCCGACGGCGTTCGTCGTCAACGTCGCCCGCGGTGGTCTGATCGATGAGGCCGACCTGCACGAGGCGCTCGTCGCAGGCGAGATCGCAGGCGCGGGTCTCGACGTCTTCACCTCTGAGCCGCCGGCCGAGGGAAGCACGGCTCAGGCTCTGCTCGGCCTCCCCAACGTCGTCGTCACCCCTCACCTCGGTGCGAGCACCGATGAGGCGCAGGAGAAGGCCGGCGTCTCCGTCGCGCGCTCGGTGCGCCTCGCGCTCGGCGGCGACCTCGTGCCCGACGCCGTCAACGTCGCCGGCGGCGTCATCGACCCGTACGTTCGTCCCGGCATCCCGCTGGTCGAGAAGCTCGGCCAGATCTTCTCCGCGCTCGCGCAGTCGCCGATCACCAGCCTCGACATCGAGGTGCACGGCGAGCTCAACAACTACGACGTGAGCGTGCTTCGTCTCGCAGCTCTCAAGGGCGTCTTCACCAACATCGTCAGCGAGACCGTGTCGTATGTGAACGCCCCGCTGCTCGCAGAGCAGCGCGGCATCGCAGTCCGTCTGCTGCAGGACGAGATCAGCGAGGAGTACCGCAACGTCATCACGCTGCGCGGCGCACTCTCAGATGGATCGCAGCTGGCGGTCTCGGGCACCCTCACCGGGCCGAAGCAGATCGAGAAGCTCGTGTCGATCAACGAGCATGCGATCGAGCTCCCGATCGAGAAGCACCATGTCGTGATGCTCTACACCGACCGCCCCGGAATCGTGGCCGTGTACGGCCAGAAGTTCGGCGACGCAGGCATCAACATCGCAGGCATGCAGATCGCGCGACAGGCCGCAGGCGCTCAGGCGCTCAGCGTGCTGACCCTCGACTCGCCCGTCTCCGACGAACTGCTCGAGGACGTCAGCGTCGCGATCGACGCCGATCTGTTCCGCCAGATCGAGATCGCCGAGGTCTGA
- a CDS encoding TetR/AcrR family transcriptional regulator encodes MPRPPLARERVLDAYQGILISEGERAATLEAVAREAGVSKGGLLYHFASKDDLTAGLVARLGSLTDDDLERMAAADDGPISYYVRTSVMEDDDLDRALIAVTRLAQGGSAAASDALRDVRTRWAEAIRPHVRDETALDLVMLLSDGLYFNNSLAEPGEELNAMSEFVPTGAALEQLVALVVDATTRAPE; translated from the coding sequence ATGCCTCGTCCCCCACTGGCACGCGAGCGCGTGCTCGACGCCTACCAGGGCATCCTCATCTCAGAGGGTGAACGCGCGGCCACTCTCGAGGCCGTCGCCCGCGAGGCGGGCGTCTCCAAGGGCGGGCTTCTCTACCACTTCGCCTCGAAGGACGATCTGACGGCCGGCCTCGTCGCGCGTCTGGGTTCGCTCACCGACGACGACCTCGAGCGGATGGCCGCCGCCGACGACGGGCCCATCTCGTACTACGTGCGCACCTCCGTCATGGAGGATGACGACCTCGACCGAGCACTGATCGCGGTGACGCGCCTCGCACAGGGCGGATCCGCCGCGGCATCCGACGCTCTGCGCGACGTGCGCACCCGCTGGGCCGAGGCGATCCGTCCGCACGTGCGCGACGAGACCGCGCTCGACCTGGTCATGCTGCTCAGCGACGGCCTGTACTTCAACAACTCCCTCGCCGAACCAGGCGAGGAGCTGAACGCGATGAGCGAGTTCGTCCCCACCGGTGCGGCCCTCGAGCAGCTGGTCGCCCTCGTGGTGGATGCGACGACGCGGGCCCCGGAGTGA
- a CDS encoding MFS transporter: MSITATIRLSQDDGARVGARGWAALAVLMLPVLLVSVDNTVLSFALPEISLALRPSGAEQLWVIDVYSLVLAGLLVTMGVMGDRFGRRRMLFIGATGFAVVSVLAAFAPTAGLLIAARAALGFFGAMLMPSTLSLLRSIFPNRDQRRLAIAIWASGFSAGSALGPVVGGFLLEHFAWGSVFLIAVPMLVPLLIGGYWLLPESRDPNPGRIDPIGILLSMAAMLPVVYAIKSFAVDGPTFTAAGLVLAGLVMGWLFVRRQLRAETPMLDMSLFRRGGFSGAILVNLLSVIALVGFLYFVPQQLQLVLGLSPMVAGLALVPGMAAMIIAGLSVVPISRRVPPHIVVPAGLLLSVGGYLVVALTAQANSVAWLILAFVILGIGIGAAETISNELILAHAPAEKAGAASAVSETAYELGAVLGTAVLGGIITAFYRGALAIPTGVPEESAAQARETLAGAYAAAQELPAAQADALWQAAAHAFDSGIVTTSLIGALLVASAIAVAATTLRPSR; the protein is encoded by the coding sequence ATGTCCATCACAGCCACGATCAGGCTCTCCCAGGACGACGGCGCGCGCGTCGGCGCCCGGGGGTGGGCTGCGCTGGCCGTGCTGATGCTGCCCGTGCTGCTGGTCTCGGTCGACAACACCGTTCTCAGCTTCGCCCTGCCCGAGATCTCGCTCGCGCTGCGTCCGAGCGGCGCCGAGCAGCTCTGGGTGATCGACGTCTACTCGCTCGTGCTCGCAGGGCTGCTCGTCACGATGGGCGTGATGGGCGACCGCTTCGGACGGCGCCGGATGCTCTTCATCGGCGCCACGGGATTCGCCGTGGTCTCGGTGCTGGCCGCATTCGCCCCCACGGCAGGACTGCTCATCGCCGCCCGCGCCGCACTCGGCTTCTTCGGCGCCATGCTGATGCCTTCGACCCTGTCGCTGCTGCGCTCGATCTTCCCGAACCGCGATCAGCGTCGACTCGCGATCGCGATCTGGGCATCCGGGTTCTCGGCCGGATCCGCGCTCGGTCCCGTCGTCGGCGGATTCCTTCTCGAGCACTTCGCGTGGGGATCCGTGTTCCTCATCGCCGTCCCCATGCTCGTCCCGCTGCTCATCGGCGGCTACTGGCTGCTGCCCGAGAGTCGCGACCCGAACCCGGGTCGGATCGACCCCATCGGCATCCTCCTGTCGATGGCCGCCATGCTGCCGGTCGTCTACGCGATCAAGTCGTTCGCGGTAGACGGACCCACCTTCACGGCCGCCGGACTCGTGCTCGCCGGCCTGGTGATGGGCTGGCTGTTCGTGCGCCGGCAGCTGCGCGCCGAGACGCCGATGCTCGACATGAGCCTCTTCCGCCGCGGAGGTTTCAGCGGGGCGATCCTCGTGAACCTGCTCAGCGTCATCGCCCTCGTCGGCTTCCTCTACTTCGTGCCGCAGCAGCTGCAGCTCGTGCTCGGGCTCTCGCCGATGGTCGCCGGTCTCGCCCTCGTGCCCGGCATGGCCGCGATGATCATCGCAGGCCTGAGCGTCGTGCCGATCTCTCGCCGCGTCCCGCCGCACATCGTCGTGCCCGCAGGCCTCCTGCTGTCTGTCGGCGGGTACCTGGTCGTCGCGCTGACAGCGCAGGCGAACAGCGTCGCGTGGCTGATCCTGGCCTTCGTGATCCTGGGCATCGGCATCGGCGCGGCGGAGACCATCTCGAACGAGCTGATCCTCGCGCACGCCCCGGCCGAGAAGGCCGGAGCGGCGAGTGCCGTGTCCGAGACCGCGTACGAGCTCGGCGCCGTGCTCGGCACCGCCGTGCTCGGGGGAATCATCACGGCGTTCTACCGCGGTGCGCTGGCCATCCCGACTGGCGTGCCGGAGGAGTCCGCCGCACAGGCCCGAGAGACGCTCGCGGGCGCCTACGCGGCCGCGCAGGAGCTGCCGGCGGCGCAGGCGGATGCCCTCTGGCAGGCGGCCGCGCACGCCTTCGACTCGGGCATCGTCACGACGTCTCTGATCGGAGCTCTGCTCGTGGCTTCCGCCATCGCCGTCGCCGCGACCACGCTTCGCCCGAGCCGCTGA
- a CDS encoding 3-isopropylmalate dehydrogenase, with protein sequence MSRVVKLAVIPGDGIGREVIAQAGRVLDAVTAGGDVTFEKTPFSLGADRYLATGDTLTDDDLAAIRSHDAILLGAVGGTPGDERLKDANIERGLLLKLRFELDHYVNLRPSKLFPGASGPLANPGEIDFVVVREGTEGPYVGNGGAIRKGTPHEVANETSVNTAFGVERVVRYAFELAERRRRKLTLVHKTNVLVHAGAIWKRIVDQVSSEHPDVAVDYLHVDAATIFLVTDPARFDVIVTDNLFGDILTDLAGAVTGGIGLAASGNINPDGAFPSMFEPVHGSAPDIAGQQKADPTAAILSVALLLDHLGLRDESARVQQAVEADIASRDGARTTAETGDAIIARLQA encoded by the coding sequence ATGTCGCGCGTCGTGAAGCTGGCCGTCATCCCCGGTGACGGAATCGGACGAGAGGTCATCGCCCAGGCGGGGCGCGTGCTCGACGCGGTCACCGCCGGCGGCGACGTGACCTTCGAGAAGACTCCCTTCTCACTCGGCGCCGACCGCTACCTCGCGACGGGTGACACGCTCACCGACGACGACCTCGCGGCCATCCGCTCGCACGATGCGATCCTGCTCGGCGCCGTCGGCGGCACGCCGGGCGATGAGCGACTGAAGGACGCGAACATCGAGCGCGGTCTGCTGCTGAAGCTGCGCTTCGAGCTCGACCACTACGTCAACCTCCGTCCGTCGAAGCTGTTCCCCGGTGCATCCGGACCGCTCGCGAACCCGGGTGAGATCGACTTCGTCGTGGTCCGTGAGGGCACCGAGGGGCCGTACGTCGGCAACGGGGGTGCGATCCGCAAGGGCACCCCGCACGAGGTCGCCAACGAGACCAGCGTGAACACGGCCTTCGGAGTCGAGCGCGTCGTCCGCTACGCGTTCGAACTCGCGGAGCGGCGACGCAGGAAGCTCACCCTGGTGCACAAGACGAACGTGCTCGTGCACGCCGGGGCGATCTGGAAGCGGATCGTCGACCAGGTGTCATCCGAGCATCCGGACGTCGCGGTCGACTACCTGCACGTCGATGCCGCCACCATCTTCCTCGTGACCGACCCGGCGCGATTCGACGTGATCGTCACCGACAACCTCTTCGGCGACATCCTCACTGACCTCGCCGGTGCCGTCACCGGCGGCATCGGCCTGGCAGCCTCGGGCAACATCAACCCCGACGGCGCATTCCCCTCGATGTTCGAGCCGGTGCACGGCTCGGCGCCCGACATCGCAGGGCAGCAGAAGGCCGACCCGACCGCAGCGATCCTGTCGGTCGCCCTGCTGCTCGACCACCTCGGCCTGCGCGACGAATCCGCGCGCGTGCAGCAGGCGGTCGAAGCCGACATCGCGAGCCGTGACGGCGCTCGCACCACCGCCGAGACGGGCGACGCGATCATCGCCCGGCTGCAGGCGTAA
- a CDS encoding branched-chain amino acid aminotransferase: MTDTATTASPDAAELTFAVTKNLAAKSPAQREEILQNPGFGTNFTDHMVDICWSEKGGWHRPRVQPYGPIALDPAAAVLHYGQEIFEGIKAYRHADGSVHTFRPDRNAERLRRSARRLALPELPTEHFVQSIRELIAVDGAWVPSGADQSLYLRPFMFAKEAFLGVRPAKKVAYYLIASPAGAYFTGGVKPVRIWLSKTYARAGKGGTGAAKTGGNYASSLLPQAEASAQGCDQVVFLDQDGNVEELGGMNVVFVYKDGRVVTPESDSILEGITRDSLLQLAEDRGLTVERRAVSLDEWRRGVASGDIVEVFACGTAAVVTPIGALVSDDFEDQQPLGELALSLREELTDIQYGRREDKHGWLVRVD; encoded by the coding sequence ATGACCGACACCGCCACCACAGCCAGCCCCGACGCCGCTGAGCTCACGTTCGCCGTGACGAAGAACCTCGCAGCGAAGAGCCCCGCCCAGCGCGAGGAGATCCTGCAGAACCCGGGGTTCGGAACGAACTTCACCGACCACATGGTCGACATCTGCTGGTCGGAGAAGGGCGGCTGGCACCGCCCGCGCGTTCAGCCCTACGGCCCCATCGCGCTCGACCCTGCCGCTGCCGTGCTGCACTACGGACAGGAGATCTTCGAGGGCATCAAGGCCTACCGGCACGCCGACGGCTCGGTGCACACCTTCCGTCCCGACCGCAACGCCGAGCGCCTGCGCCGCAGCGCCCGCCGCCTCGCGCTGCCCGAGCTGCCCACCGAGCACTTCGTGCAGTCGATCCGCGAGCTGATCGCAGTCGACGGCGCCTGGGTGCCCTCCGGCGCCGACCAGAGCCTGTACCTGCGCCCGTTCATGTTCGCCAAGGAGGCGTTCCTCGGGGTTCGTCCGGCGAAGAAGGTCGCCTACTACCTGATCGCCTCGCCCGCCGGCGCGTACTTCACCGGCGGCGTGAAGCCCGTGCGGATCTGGCTGTCGAAGACCTACGCCCGCGCCGGAAAGGGCGGCACAGGAGCGGCCAAGACGGGCGGCAACTACGCGTCCAGCCTGCTTCCCCAGGCCGAGGCCTCTGCGCAGGGCTGCGATCAGGTCGTCTTCCTCGACCAGGACGGCAACGTCGAAGAGCTCGGCGGCATGAACGTCGTGTTCGTCTACAAGGACGGCCGAGTCGTGACTCCCGAGTCCGACAGCATCCTCGAGGGCATCACGCGCGACTCGCTGCTGCAGCTGGCCGAGGACCGCGGGCTCACCGTCGAGCGCCGGGCCGTGTCGCTCGACGAGTGGCGTCGGGGTGTGGCATCCGGCGACATCGTCGAGGTGTTCGCCTGCGGCACGGCCGCCGTCGTGACTCCGATCGGCGCCCTGGTCTCCGACGACTTCGAGGACCAGCAGCCGCTCGGCGAGCTGGCACTGTCTCTGCGTGAAGAGCTCACCGACATCCAGTACGGCCGGCGTGAGGACAAGCACGGCTGGCTGGTGCGGGTCGACTGA
- a CDS encoding fumarylacetoacetate hydrolase family protein, with product MKIARFSHNDGIRYGILDDTDIVVLDGDPMFAGYEPTGERVPVADVALLAPVIPRSKVVCVGRNYHDHAAEFGNVAPEEPLLFLKPNTAVVGPGDTIVRPTISERTEFEGELVAVIGRIAKNVSAENALDYVFGYTIGNDVTARDLQRKDGQWTRGKGFDTFCPLGPVIETEFDADAARLETRVNGEVRQQAPLTDMIHSVADIIAYASAVFTLLPGDVIMTGTPAGVGEIVAGDAVEVEISGIGVLRNPVRDAAPAA from the coding sequence GTGAAGATCGCGCGTTTCAGTCACAACGACGGCATCCGATACGGCATCCTCGACGACACCGACATCGTCGTGCTCGACGGTGACCCGATGTTCGCCGGATACGAGCCGACGGGGGAGCGCGTGCCGGTCGCCGATGTCGCGCTGCTGGCACCGGTCATCCCGCGTTCGAAGGTGGTCTGCGTCGGCCGCAACTACCACGACCACGCGGCGGAGTTCGGCAACGTCGCCCCCGAGGAGCCCCTGCTCTTCCTCAAGCCCAACACGGCCGTCGTCGGCCCCGGCGACACGATCGTTCGGCCCACCATCTCGGAGAGGACCGAGTTCGAGGGCGAGCTCGTCGCCGTCATCGGCCGCATCGCCAAGAACGTGAGCGCAGAGAACGCGCTCGACTACGTCTTCGGCTACACGATCGGCAACGACGTGACCGCACGCGACCTGCAGCGCAAGGACGGTCAGTGGACTCGAGGCAAGGGCTTCGACACCTTCTGCCCCCTCGGCCCGGTCATCGAGACCGAGTTCGATGCGGACGCGGCGCGACTCGAGACCCGAGTGAACGGCGAGGTCCGCCAGCAGGCGCCACTCACCGACATGATCCACTCGGTCGCAGACATCATCGCGTACGCCTCCGCGGTCTTCACGCTGCTTCCCGGCGACGTGATCATGACGGGAACCCCCGCGGGCGTCGGCGAGATCGTCGCCGGCGACGCCGTCGAGGTCGAGATCAGCGGCATCGGCGTGCTGCGCAATCCGGTGCGCGACGCCGCGCCCGCAGCGTGA
- a CDS encoding MFS transporter yields MATPPIGDLRAIQRRTVGVLAAGQVLGGIAFGATVSLGALLAADLSGDDALSGLATASVTLGAAAFAIPLARFAARRGRRMSLTAGNLLALVGIGIVIASAGLRVFPLLLVGIIMIGMGNAGNLQSRFAATDLAAPAHRGRDLSIVVWSTTVGGVTGPLLLPIGEEVGAVIGMPPLTGSYLFSLIAQAAALVLYVIALRPDPLLTAMSLANSAAKSAVLGADVDRPVVARYAIFAVSGSHAVMASVMAMTPIHLKHMAHGGGHGTTHEVTLLVGVTIALHVAGMYGLSPLFGVLADRWGRVRVVLLGQAVLAASLATAIIAGAHPAGVMTALILLGLGWSAATVAGAALLTESSTVLMRPRRQGISDSLMSLTAAVGAAGAGIVLTEFGYAGLATVALVLVIAITALSPLGRVRGAA; encoded by the coding sequence GTGGCCACGCCGCCGATCGGCGACCTGCGCGCCATCCAACGCCGCACCGTCGGCGTGCTCGCCGCCGGGCAGGTGCTCGGCGGAATCGCGTTCGGTGCGACCGTGTCACTGGGCGCGCTGCTCGCCGCCGACCTCTCGGGCGACGATGCGCTGTCGGGGCTGGCGACCGCCTCGGTCACCCTCGGTGCCGCCGCCTTCGCGATCCCGCTGGCCCGATTCGCTGCGCGACGCGGACGCCGAATGTCGCTCACCGCCGGCAACCTGCTCGCCCTCGTCGGCATCGGCATCGTGATCGCCTCCGCCGGCCTGCGCGTGTTCCCGCTGCTGCTGGTCGGCATCATCATGATCGGCATGGGCAACGCAGGCAACCTGCAGTCGCGCTTCGCCGCCACCGACCTCGCCGCGCCCGCGCACCGAGGACGCGACCTGTCGATCGTCGTGTGGTCGACGACGGTGGGCGGGGTGACGGGACCGCTGCTGCTGCCGATCGGCGAAGAAGTCGGAGCGGTGATCGGGATGCCCCCGCTCACCGGCTCATACCTGTTCTCGCTGATCGCGCAGGCCGCGGCGCTCGTGCTGTACGTGATCGCGCTGCGACCCGACCCGCTGCTGACGGCGATGAGCCTCGCGAACTCGGCCGCGAAGAGCGCGGTTCTCGGGGCTGACGTCGATCGTCCCGTCGTCGCGCGATACGCGATCTTCGCTGTGTCGGGCTCGCACGCGGTCATGGCATCGGTCATGGCGATGACGCCCATCCATCTCAAGCACATGGCGCACGGCGGCGGCCACGGCACCACGCACGAGGTCACGCTGCTGGTGGGCGTGACCATCGCCCTGCACGTCGCCGGCATGTACGGCCTGTCTCCGCTGTTCGGCGTGCTCGCCGACCGTTGGGGGCGAGTCCGCGTGGTGCTGCTCGGCCAGGCGGTGCTGGCTGCATCCCTCGCGACGGCGATCATCGCGGGCGCTCACCCCGCCGGGGTCATGACGGCCCTGATCCTGCTCGGTCTCGGCTGGAGTGCGGCCACGGTCGCCGGGGCGGCGCTGCTCACGGAGTCGTCGACGGTGCTGATGCGCCCGCGCCGTCAGGGCATCAGCGACTCGCTGATGAGTCTCACCGCAGCGGTCGGGGCCGCCGGCGCCGGCATCGTGCTCACCGAGTTCGGCTATGCCGGGCTCGCCACGGTCGCGCTCGTGCTCGTCATCGCGATCACGGCGCTGTCGCCGCTCGGGCGCGTGCGCGGAGCCGCGTGA
- a CDS encoding class I SAM-dependent methyltransferase, translating into MSWAGTGEAYAASYAALCAGTGERLREIAGPARDRTLLDVGAGDGTLAAAWTHAGWQVTAAEPEPSMREAAAARHPDLRLVADGLPGLTFGDRAFDIVTANFVLNHVPDPRAAAAELRRVADHLVIATTWSSSPTTLWADVIARAGLPRASGARLPAEKDFERTSDGFARMLADAGWHPEVDELTWTWLAEPDALWRSVAGGVAGAGAYYATLADTDRRRFRAAFDELVADRLDGGRMPITQTAAIAVERLGRRRSSAPVAGIRPR; encoded by the coding sequence GTGAGCTGGGCCGGCACGGGCGAGGCGTACGCCGCGTCATACGCGGCTTTGTGCGCAGGCACGGGGGAGAGACTCCGGGAGATCGCGGGGCCCGCTCGCGACCGAACGCTGCTCGACGTCGGTGCGGGCGATGGAACCCTCGCCGCCGCGTGGACGCACGCCGGATGGCAGGTCACCGCCGCTGAGCCCGAGCCCAGCATGCGCGAGGCCGCCGCTGCCAGGCATCCGGACCTGCGTCTCGTCGCCGACGGGCTGCCCGGGCTGACGTTCGGCGACCGTGCGTTCGACATTGTCACGGCGAACTTCGTGCTCAACCACGTGCCGGACCCGCGTGCCGCGGCAGCAGAGCTGCGGCGGGTGGCAGACCACCTCGTGATCGCCACGACCTGGTCGTCGTCGCCGACGACGCTGTGGGCCGATGTGATCGCACGTGCGGGCCTGCCCCGGGCATCCGGTGCGCGGCTGCCGGCCGAGAAGGATTTCGAGCGCACCTCCGACGGATTCGCGCGCATGCTGGCCGACGCGGGGTGGCACCCGGAGGTGGACGAGCTCACCTGGACGTGGCTCGCCGAGCCCGACGCCCTGTGGCGATCGGTCGCCGGGGGAGTGGCGGGCGCCGGCGCCTACTACGCCACGCTCGCCGACACCGATCGCAGGCGCTTTCGTGCCGCCTTCGACGAGCTCGTCGCCGATCGGCTCGACGGCGGCCGGATGCCGATCACGCAGACGGCGGCGATCGCCGTCGAACGTCTCGGCCGACGACGCTCGAGCGCGCCGGTCGCGGGCATCCGCCCCCGGTAG
- the gltX gene encoding glutamate--tRNA ligase: MATVHPLTTTATGSDVRVRFCPSPTGLPHVGMVRTALYNWAYARHNGGKLVFRIEDTDAARDSEESFRQLVDALTWMKIDWDEGVEVGGPHAPYRQSERHDIYRGVIEKLLATGALYESYSTAEEIDARNEANGRAKQLGYDNFDRDLTDEQKAAFRAEGRQPALRLRVPDEDLTYVDLIRGEVTFPAGSFPDFVVVRPNGVPLYTFVNPVDDALMGITHVLRGEDLMPSTARQLALYDALIQAGVTTFVPRFAHMPLVLGETGNKKLSKRDPQADLFLHRERGFIHEGLLNYLALLGWSIAADRDVFSLDEFIAAFDIADVNPNPARFDQKKAESINGDHIRMLEGRDFAERMLPYLAAADVFGGEPTHEQIVLAFRAAPLVQERMQLLGESAGMLGFLFTENVSYEADALKGLPANAAEVLEASVAALEPVEEFTPDAIQAALSAKLVDELGLKPRVAYGPPRVALTGRRVSPPLFESMELLGKDESLRRLRALADFLA; the protein is encoded by the coding sequence ATGGCTACTGTGCACCCCCTCACCACCACCGCCACCGGATCCGACGTCCGCGTGCGCTTCTGCCCCTCGCCGACCGGCCTGCCGCACGTCGGCATGGTGCGCACGGCCCTGTACAACTGGGCGTACGCCCGCCACAACGGCGGCAAGCTCGTGTTCCGCATCGAGGACACCGATGCCGCACGCGACAGCGAGGAGAGCTTCCGTCAGCTGGTCGACGCGCTCACCTGGATGAAGATCGACTGGGATGAGGGCGTGGAGGTGGGCGGCCCGCACGCGCCGTACCGTCAGTCGGAGCGCCACGACATCTACCGCGGCGTGATCGAGAAGCTGCTGGCGACCGGAGCCCTGTACGAGAGCTACTCGACGGCGGAGGAGATCGACGCCCGCAACGAGGCGAACGGCCGCGCGAAGCAGCTCGGCTACGACAACTTCGACCGCGACCTCACCGACGAGCAGAAGGCGGCTTTCCGCGCCGAGGGTCGGCAGCCGGCGCTCCGCCTGCGCGTGCCGGACGAGGACCTCACCTATGTCGACCTGATCCGCGGCGAGGTCACCTTCCCCGCCGGGTCGTTCCCCGACTTCGTCGTCGTGCGCCCGAACGGCGTGCCGCTGTACACGTTCGTGAACCCGGTCGACGATGCGCTGATGGGCATCACTCACGTGCTGCGCGGCGAGGATCTGATGCCGTCCACCGCGCGTCAGCTCGCGCTCTACGACGCACTGATCCAGGCCGGCGTCACCACGTTCGTGCCGCGTTTCGCCCACATGCCGCTTGTGCTGGGCGAGACGGGCAACAAGAAGCTGTCCAAGCGCGACCCACAGGCCGATCTGTTCCTGCACCGCGAGCGCGGCTTCATCCATGAGGGACTGCTGAACTACCTCGCCCTGCTCGGCTGGTCGATCGCCGCCGATCGCGACGTGTTCTCGCTCGACGAGTTCATCGCCGCGTTCGACATCGCAGACGTCAACCCGAATCCGGCGCGCTTCGACCAGAAGAAGGCCGAGTCGATCAACGGCGATCACATCCGCATGCTCGAGGGCAGGGACTTCGCCGAGCGGATGCTGCCGTATCTCGCCGCGGCCGACGTGTTCGGGGGCGAGCCGACCCACGAGCAGATCGTGCTCGCCTTCCGTGCCGCGCCTCTCGTGCAGGAGCGCATGCAGCTGCTGGGAGAGTCGGCCGGCATGCTCGGCTTCCTGTTCACCGAGAACGTGTCGTACGAGGCCGACGCGCTCAAGGGCCTGCCCGCGAACGCCGCCGAGGTGCTCGAGGCGAGCGTCGCGGCTCTCGAGCCGGTCGAGGAGTTCACTCCGGATGCGATTCAGGCGGCGCTCTCGGCGAAGCTCGTCGACGAGCTCGGGCTCAAGCCCCGGGTCGCCTACGGCCCGCCCCGCGTCGCCCTGACCGGTCGCCGCGTCTCGCCGCCGCTGTTCGAGTCGATGGAGCTGCTGGGCAAGGACGAGTCGCTGCGGCGACTGCGTGCGCTCGCTGACTTCCTGGCGTGA